AAAATGCGATTATGACCATAATCTTCTGGACAAGACATCCCTTCTCTATAAAAAGGCTGACTTTGGAAGTCTTATAAAAGAGATGGATTTTGTTGCAATAAAGCTCCACTTTGGAGAAGAGGGGAACATGACTTTTTTACAGCCCTCTTTTATAAGAAGGATTGTTGAAGAGGTAAAGAATTGCGGGGGTAACCCCTTCTTAACAGACACGAACACTCTATACAGTGGGGAGAGAAGAAATGCGATTGACCATTCTGTTCTTGCTGCAAAGCACGGCTTCGGTCTCTTTAGTACTCATGCCCCTATTATTATAGCCGATGGGCTGAGGGGACTGGACTATATTAAAGAAAATATTGATGGTAAATATTATAGAGAGGTTAATATTGCCAGCGGAATTTATCATTCTGATGCAATGATTGTTGTTTCCCATTTTACAGGGCACGAACTCTTTGGATTTGGAGGTGCCATTAAGAATTTGGGAATGGGATGCAGTAGCCCCAGTGGGAAACAGATGATACACTCAGACGTTCTGCCCAAAGTCAAGGCAAAGAAATGTATAGCGTGTGGAATGTGTATCAAGTGGTGTCCAGTTGATGCTATTTCCTGGTCTGATAAAAACAAAGCAAAAATTGATAAAAAGATATGTATTGGCTGTAGTGAGTGTGTGGTTGTGTGTAAATACAAGGCAATAGGTATTAATTGGAAAACGGATGAGTCCACTGCTCAAGAGAAAACCGTTGAGTATGCCTTAGGTGCCGTTAAGAATAAGAGAGATAAATGCGGCTACTTTAATTTTCTTATTAATATAACTCCTGATTGTGATTGCGTTGACTTTAATGATCTTCCTATTGTTCCTGATATCGGTATGCTGGCATCAAAAGATCCAGTAGCCATTGATCAAGCATCAGTAGATATGGTGAATCATACTACAGGCATTTCGAGTTCTCGTTTAAAAGATAATATTCACTCTAAAGACAAATTCTATGACGTGACTGAGATGAAAAGCGATTCTATCCTAAGCTATGGGGAGAAGATGGGTCTAGGTTCAAGAAATTATGAGATTATCGAGGTCGGTTGATTAAAAAATTTAAACTAAATTAAGAAATTTTCTTGAAAGAGAAAGATTTTAAAAACAAAAGTATCGTTTTTCCAAAAAGGCAAAGAGGAGACCCTGTCCTTTCTCAAGATGCTTTATTCATTCCTTCACAGTGGGAATTTAAACTGGCAATAGATAATTTTGGACTGAAGAACTTCAAGACATCTCGTTTAGATTTTTCGTCTCTATACTTTCTTTCCTCCAGAAATAAAAGAATCGCCATAGTTGGTCCTGCTATCGGTGCACCAGCAGCGGTCTTGATTTTGGAAAAACTGATTGTCCTTGGGGTAAGAAATGTGTTTGTTCTAGGAAGCTGCGGTTCGCTTCAAGATGACATAAAGATTGGGGATATCATTATCCCAGAAGAAGCGATCAGAGAAGAAGGCACATCTTTTCATTATATCAATCGTGATTTTGTTCCCAGGGCCAGTGGAAAAATGGTCGGTCTGATATCAAAGATATGTCTTAGACAGGGACTGGATCATAAGATTGGAAAGATATGGACTACGGATGCTCCTTATAGGGAGACAATCAAAAAGGTAGAAAAATATAAAAAACAAAATATCCTTGGGGTAGATATGGAACTATCTGCTCTCTTTACTGTTGCCTTCTCAAAAAAGATAAGTTTGGGAGCCCTTTTGATCGTTTCTGATGAACTCTCCTCTCTTAAATGGAAAAGGGAATTTCACTCAAAAAAATTCAAAACATCTTTTAGAGATGGATGTAAGATTGTATTAGAGGCCATCGAGAGATTCTCTTAATCTTGTTGCAGTCCTTGTCCATCTTTAAATATAAAGGATGAAATGCTTGAAAAAGATACTTTTCTATATTAGTGGACATGGATTCGGTCACACTTTGAGAATGATAGAGGTAATGAAACAGCTCTATCTATCCAGAGACAAGATATCCTGCATTGTAAAAACCACGTCGCCAAAATGGTTATTTGACTTAAGCCTCAATGATCCCTTTGATTATTTTTCATTCAAAGGCGACATAGGAGTCATCCAAAGGGATAGTCTTAATCTCGATAAATTAAAAACATTAAGAGAGTATGCTGAGCTCTTAAAGATAAAAGAGATTCTTGTAAAAGATGAGACTCAATATGCAGAGAGAAATAAAGTATCTGTTATTGTTGGAGATATTCCACCGATTGCCTTTGATATTTCACAAAGGATAAATATCCCTGGGATTGCCATTGGAAATTTCTCTTGGGATTGGATATACAAGGATTATGTGAGGGAATTTCCTCAGTATCAATTTCTCATTGAAGAGATAAAAAACTCCTATTCCAAAGCAGATTTGCTTTTGCGTCTTCCCTTTTATGGCGATATGTCTATCTTTTCCCGAAAAGAAGACATCTCCCTTATTATAAGAGATTCAGATCTTTCTAAAGATGAGATTATAAAAAGACTTGGATTAGAGAAATATTTTTCATTAAAGAAAAAAGTGGTTCTTCTCTCTTTCGGTGGCTTTTATAATGCCCGGATTGATTTTAACGCTCTAAATAAGCTTAAGGATTATTTCTTTTTATCATTTTCAAAAATTCCTCTTAAAAATCCTGAAAATATAAAGGTCCTGCCCCCAAGATTTATTGACCACCATCATCTATTAAAGGTTTGTGACATTGTAATCAGCAAACCGGGATACGGAATCGTCGCAGAATGTATTGCCAATAAAAAACCCCTCCTCTATACCTCAAGGGGTGATTTTGCTGAATATCCTATTTTAACAAAAGGAATGAAGAGATATATTCCTAGCCTCTTTATCCCACGAAAAGATTTTCACTCAGGGGAATGGGGCTCTTACCTTAATGATATTCTTTTGAGTCAAAAAAAGAAAAGAGAAGAAATGAAGTGTAGCGGTGCAAAGGAAGCTGCTAAAAAAATCTTAAAATTTCTCTGAAACAGGAAATAGTCATAAAGAAGTTTTCAAGAAGAGAAGAGGGGTTCAAGGAGTCAGAGGAGGGAGGATATCCTATTTTAGATTCATTCAATTTTTAATTGACTTGAAAAACAATAAATGTTAATTTTTTCAAGTTTTTGTTTTGAATCAATATTTAAGCTCTTCAATGAAGGCGGTGAGGAGTGAAAACGAAACTTTTTTTCAGGTAGATTAAAATACTTTTTCAAGGGGGCAGAGATGAAGATACGTTTTCTCCTAGTGCTGTTTTTGGTTTTATCCTTATGTTTAATTTATGGACAGTCTATGGCGTCAGAATCAAAAGGGGATGAGGCCGGTGGTTCCCATGTTATTGCATCAGCACCTCATCAAGCCGAACAAGGAAAAGAGGCTGCGCATGGTGAAGCACAAAAACACGAAGGTACTGGTTTAGGGAAGGTTCTTCCTATATGGAGCGCTCTACCTTTTATCGGCATACTCCTCTCCATTGCCCTATTTCCTCTTTTTGCACCAGAGTTCTGGCATCATCACTTTCCAAAGATATCAGCTGCTTGGGCTCTCATATTTGCCGTTCCCTTCGTCCTGGCTTACGGTGGGGATGCCATGTATGAGATACTCCATATCTATCTTATTGATTATTTCCCCTTTATAATCCTCCTCTGGGCTCTTTTTACGGTTGCTGGTGGGATTTTGTTAAGAGGAACCCGTGCAGGAACCCCTGTAGTCAATACAGGGTTCTTAGTTGTCGGGACAATCCTTGCATCATGGATGGGTACAACAGGTGCTGCAATGCTCTTAATCAGACCTGTAATCCGGTCAATTAAAAACAGGCAATATAAGGTTCATACCATCATATTTTTTACCTTCTTGGTTGCCAATATCGGGGGCTCACTCACGCCTCTTGGTGACCCGCCCCTATTTCTTGGATTCATTCATGGGGTTCCATTCTTCTGGACATTCAACATTCTTCCCCACATGATTTTTGTAAGCTTCCTCGTCCTTACGGTCTATTTTATCATCGATACCATTCTCTTTAAAAAAGAGATGAAACAGGGAAATTCTTCTTTTGAGGCACAATTAAAGGAAGAAAAGCAACCCTTAAGGCTCGTGGGTAGCTATAATTTCATCTTTCTCGCTGGGGTTGTCGGCGGAGTTTTGATGAGTGGTATGGTAAAACTGGGTTCGGTAAATATATTGGGCATACACGTTGAAATTCAAAACATGCTGAGAGACGGAATTTTAATCTGTATGGGCCTTCTCTCTATGAAATTCACACCTTGGAAGCTTCGGGAAGAAAACGGCTTTACATGGTTTCCTATTATGGAGGTGGCCTATCTCTTTGCCGCTATATTTATGACGATCGTTCCCGCCCTTGCCATGCTGAAGGCTGGTTCAGAGGGTTCGCTTGCCTTTATCATTAATGCGGTTAAAGAGCCCTATCATTATTTCTGGTTTACAGGAATTCTCTCCAGCTTTCTAGATAATGCCCCAACGTATCTTACCTTTTTAAATACAGCCCTTGGTAATTTCTACGCCGGCATGCCTGAGCTTCAGGCTGTTCATGCCCTGATAGCCGATAATGCCGTATACCTTAAGGCTATCTCAGCAGGCGCTGTTTTCTTTGGGGCAAACACCTATATTGGGAATGCGCCAAATTTTATGGTAAAATCGATTGCCGAGGAAAATGGTGTCAATATGCCAAGCTTCCTTGGATACATGCTCTATTCAGCAATTATCCTCTTCCCACTCTTTGTTCTGGTCACTCTGGTATTCTTTTAAGACCAGCCTATTAGCTTAAAAATGAGGGGCTAAGGTTTCTTAGCCCCTCTTGTTATTTCTGCACTTCAAATCCGCAAATACTTGTCATTTATGTAACTTTCTTGCTTGCCCAAGAAAGTTACATAAAAAGAGCTAAAATCAAGCCCTTATAAAAATTACCATTTTAGCACTTCAAATTCCGTGACCTTCTGGCTGTGTCGGTTTGGATTCGACCTCCGGAACCATCTAAAATCAATGTCTTACAAAATTTATTGATTTATTTATGGTTTGGGATTCTGAGGCATTGTGATAAATTTGTGATAAAAAATATCCAAAAATAATGTATTTTTTTATTGACAAAAAGGGCTATTTCTGTCAATAATAAATTTGCTTATTGCACAATGCGTCAATAGAAAAACTTATTTAAAAATCTTTATTAGAGGTAAAATATATTGAATTTCAAAGACTTCAAGGATTCATCTTCGGGGAAATGCATCAAAACACTAGAGGGATATTGGGCATTTGTTCCTAACCCCCTTCCGCCGCGTATTAAGTTTGATAAAAATATTATTTCACTTCTTTCCGAAGCTGACAGACTTCTTGGAGAACTATCAGGAACAGGAAGAGTGCTCCCCAATCCCTATCTCCTTATTTCGCCTTACATAAAGCGGGAAGCAGTATCAAGTTCTCGAATTGAAGGTACCCTAGCTTCGCTTGATGACTTATTCTTTTTTGAAGCCGAAGAACCGAAAGAACCGAAAGTTCCGGATGTCCGAGAAGTAAAAAACTATGTTGAGGCTATGAATCACGGTGTTGAACTTTTGAAAAAATTACCTGTATCAGCCAGGCTGATTTGTGAGATACATAAAGTTCTCATGGAGGGTGTTCGAGGGAAACATGCCAC
This genomic window from Nitrospinota bacterium contains:
- a CDS encoding DUF362 domain-containing protein, which codes for MRSKVYFANLKCDYDHNLLDKTSLLYKKADFGSLIKEMDFVAIKLHFGEEGNMTFLQPSFIRRIVEEVKNCGGNPFLTDTNTLYSGERRNAIDHSVLAAKHGFGLFSTHAPIIIADGLRGLDYIKENIDGKYYREVNIASGIYHSDAMIVVSHFTGHELFGFGGAIKNLGMGCSSPSGKQMIHSDVLPKVKAKKCIACGMCIKWCPVDAISWSDKNKAKIDKKICIGCSECVVVCKYKAIGINWKTDESTAQEKTVEYALGAVKNKRDKCGYFNFLINITPDCDCVDFNDLPIVPDIGMLASKDPVAIDQASVDMVNHTTGISSSRLKDNIHSKDKFYDVTEMKSDSILSYGEKMGLGSRNYEIIEVG
- a CDS encoding nucleoside phosphorylase, which codes for MKEKDFKNKSIVFPKRQRGDPVLSQDALFIPSQWEFKLAIDNFGLKNFKTSRLDFSSLYFLSSRNKRIAIVGPAIGAPAAVLILEKLIVLGVRNVFVLGSCGSLQDDIKIGDIIIPEEAIREEGTSFHYINRDFVPRASGKMVGLISKICLRQGLDHKIGKIWTTDAPYRETIKKVEKYKKQNILGVDMELSALFTVAFSKKISLGALLIVSDELSSLKWKREFHSKKFKTSFRDGCKIVLEAIERFS
- a CDS encoding sodium:proton antiporter; translation: MKIRFLLVLFLVLSLCLIYGQSMASESKGDEAGGSHVIASAPHQAEQGKEAAHGEAQKHEGTGLGKVLPIWSALPFIGILLSIALFPLFAPEFWHHHFPKISAAWALIFAVPFVLAYGGDAMYEILHIYLIDYFPFIILLWALFTVAGGILLRGTRAGTPVVNTGFLVVGTILASWMGTTGAAMLLIRPVIRSIKNRQYKVHTIIFFTFLVANIGGSLTPLGDPPLFLGFIHGVPFFWTFNILPHMIFVSFLVLTVYFIIDTILFKKEMKQGNSSFEAQLKEEKQPLRLVGSYNFIFLAGVVGGVLMSGMVKLGSVNILGIHVEIQNMLRDGILICMGLLSMKFTPWKLREENGFTWFPIMEVAYLFAAIFMTIVPALAMLKAGSEGSLAFIINAVKEPYHYFWFTGILSSFLDNAPTYLTFLNTALGNFYAGMPELQAVHALIADNAVYLKAISAGAVFFGANTYIGNAPNFMVKSIAEENGVNMPSFLGYMLYSAIILFPLFVLVTLVFF